In Cuculus canorus isolate bCucCan1 chromosome 27, bCucCan1.pri, whole genome shotgun sequence, the following proteins share a genomic window:
- the GDF15 gene encoding growth/differentiation factor 15 yields MPGALKDAGTTFTCLQLLLLLGGAEPRPHAWGEERLQLDAVKKGILERLGMAAPPVIRHPLDHKSIKRAQRLYQQKVAELMGNRSREEVGVAPGTRHLHRLTPTVLRQPDLPQGHQDPQGHQDPPSPYRYHLLLSRTEAFHQQLQVVQAELKLFKQSLESPGMSLLNTSVPSRVSIYTLRGADGTPQFLRSQELDHNAPSMDLTAAVRPWAAGPEDTLRLELAFTTDVSALMATSGGETLVLEVETHETTGRGARRARGLEEECGKSDGKCCLKSLKVSFQDIGWSDWVIAPHSYYMRFCEGSCPHNYKPASMHAQIKARMHSLSKATPAPCCVPAGYDPMVLMHYDGEGRLVSTLFEDMLVTRCHCA; encoded by the exons ATGCCGGGAGCGCTGAAGGATGCCGGGACCACCTTCACctgcctccagctcctgctgcttctcgGCGGTGCCGAGCCGAGGCCCCACGCGTGGGgtgaggagaggctgcagctggaCGCCGTCAAAAAGGGGATCCTGGAGCGGCTGGGGATGGCGGCTCCCCCGGTCATCCGGCACCCGCTGGACCACAAGAGCATCAAACGGGCGCAGCGGCTCTACCAGCAGAAAGTGGCTGAGCTGATGGGCAACCGGAGCCGGGAGGAGGTGGGAGTCGCGCCCGGGACGAGGCATCTGCATCGCCTCACCCCCACAG TGCTGCGCCAGCCGGATCTCCCACAGGGacaccaggacccccagggacaccaggacccccccagtCCCTACCGttaccacctcctcctctcccgcACCGAAGCtttccaccagcagctccaggtggtgcaggcagagctgaagCTCTTTAAGCAGTCGCTGGAATCCCCCGGAATGTCCCTCCTCAACACCTCGGTGCCCTCTCGGGTCAGCATCTACACTCTGCGGGGGGCTGATGGGACCCCCCAGTTCCTGCGTAGCCAAGAGCTGGACCACAACGCCCCAAGCATGGACCTCACAGCCGCCGTCCGGCCCTGGGCTGCCGGCCCCGAGGACACGCTACGCCTTGAGCTGGCCTTCACAACCGATGTCTCAGCCTTGATGGCCACCTCGGGAGGTGAGACCCTGGTGCTGGAGGTGGAAACCCATGAGACCACGGGACGCGGGGCCAGGAGAGCCCGGGGGCTGGAGGAAGAATGTGGGAAGAGCGATGGGAAGTGTTGCCTCAAGTCTCTCAAGGTCTCCTTCCAGGACATCGGCTGGTCAGACTGGGTCATCGCCCCGCACAGCTACTACATGAGGTTCTGCGAAGGTTCCTGTCCCCATAACTACAAGCCGGCCAGCATGCACGCCCAGATCAAAGCCCGCATGCACTCCCTCTCCAAAGCCACTCCAGCGCCCTGCTGCGTCCCTGCCGGCTACGACCCCATGGTGCTGATGCACTACGACGGCGAGGGCAGGCTGGTCTCCACGCTCTTCGAGGACATGCTGGTCACCAGGTGCCACTGTGCCTGA
- the LRRC25 gene encoding leucine-rich repeat-containing protein 25 isoform X1, whose protein sequence is MGHPASPLLLLLLLLHPATSSPCFEVPADAPAELDLANRSHHCTELDWSIFQRQRRLLLSRNGIQALSPSSRVAPELEELDLSHNRLRELPAAFLGHARGLRRLQLQHNQLHALHDGFFANTSALQSLQLEGNPLAAVPSSAFHASLRSLAVPCRCDTVGSILTRCARAPRLQCHCCLDHRVFLNVTDFHAQQCWHGVGLVAGMAGAAVGVAVVLAVAAVLCYRRRKVATAGVGWAKREPSMAHGQTRYISRGSEMGTSEAAAAAAPDYENVFVSPCAAPAAAQGWTPAWQEERYSPQVPVDDDYFLDVAPGEQPIYANTQNPNDDNIYIVPNQ, encoded by the exons ATGGGGCACCCTGCgtcccctctgctgctgctgctgctgctgctgcaccccgCAACCTCGTCCCCCTGCTTCGAGGTGCCGGCCGACGCGCCCGCCGAGCTGGACTTGGCCAACAGAAGCCACCACTGCACCGAGCTggactggagcatcttccaACGGCAGAGACGGCTGCTGCTGAGCCGGAACGGCATCCAAGCCCTGAGCCCCTCGTCCCGCGTGGCAccagagctggaggagctggaccTGTCTCACAACCGGCTGCGGGAGCTGCCCGCCGCCTTCCTGGGCCACGCGCGGGGGCTGCGgcggctgcagctgcagcacaacCAGCTGCACGCGCTGCACGATGGCTTCTTCGCCAACACCTCGGCTCTGCAATCCCTACAGTTGGAGGGCAACCCGCTGGCTGCTGTGCCCTCCTCCGCCTTCCATGCCAGCCTGCGTTCCCTGGCTGTGCCGTGCCGCTGCGACACGGTGGGCAGCATCCTGACCCGCTGCGCCCGCGCCCCGCGGCTCCAGTGCCACTGCTGCTTGGACCACCGCGTCTTCCTCAACGTCACCGATTTCCATGCCCAGCAATGCTGGCACGGCGTGGGGCTGGTGGCTGGCATGGCCGGGGCGGCCGTCGGCGTGGCCGTGGTGCTGGCGGTGGCTGCCGTGCTGTGCTACCGGCGCAGGAAAGTGGCCACGGCCGGCGTGGGGTGGGCGAAGCGCGAGCCCTCCATGGCCCACGGGCAAACTCGCTACATCAGCCGCGGCTCTGAGATGGGCAcctctgaagctgctgctgccgccgcgCCAGACTATGAGAACGTCTTCGTGAGCCCCTGCGCTGCCCCGGCCGCTGCACAGGGCTGGACGCCGGCATGGCAGGAGGAGAGGTACAG TCCCCAGGTCCCAGTGGATGATGACTATTTTCTGGACGTGGCGCCCGGGGAGCAGCCCATCTACGCCAACACACAGAACCCCAATGATGACAACATCTACATTGTCCCCAACCAgtga
- the LRRC25 gene encoding leucine-rich repeat-containing protein 25 isoform X2, which translates to MGHPASPLLLLLLLLHPATSSPCFEVPADAPAELDLANRSHHCTELDWSIFQRQRRLLLSRNGIQALSPSSRVAPELEELDLSHNRLRELPAAFLGHARGLRRLQLQHNQLHALHDGFFANTSALQSLQLEGNPLAAVPSSAFHASLRSLAVPCRCDTVGSILTRCARAPRLQCHCCLDHRVFLNVTDFHAQQCWHGVGLVAGMAGAAVGVAVVLAVAAVLCYRRRKVATAGVGWAKREPSMAHGQTRYISRGSEMGTSEAAAAAAPDYENVFVSPCAAPAAAQGWTPAWQEESPQVPVDDDYFLDVAPGEQPIYANTQNPNDDNIYIVPNQ; encoded by the exons ATGGGGCACCCTGCgtcccctctgctgctgctgctgctgctgctgcaccccgCAACCTCGTCCCCCTGCTTCGAGGTGCCGGCCGACGCGCCCGCCGAGCTGGACTTGGCCAACAGAAGCCACCACTGCACCGAGCTggactggagcatcttccaACGGCAGAGACGGCTGCTGCTGAGCCGGAACGGCATCCAAGCCCTGAGCCCCTCGTCCCGCGTGGCAccagagctggaggagctggaccTGTCTCACAACCGGCTGCGGGAGCTGCCCGCCGCCTTCCTGGGCCACGCGCGGGGGCTGCGgcggctgcagctgcagcacaacCAGCTGCACGCGCTGCACGATGGCTTCTTCGCCAACACCTCGGCTCTGCAATCCCTACAGTTGGAGGGCAACCCGCTGGCTGCTGTGCCCTCCTCCGCCTTCCATGCCAGCCTGCGTTCCCTGGCTGTGCCGTGCCGCTGCGACACGGTGGGCAGCATCCTGACCCGCTGCGCCCGCGCCCCGCGGCTCCAGTGCCACTGCTGCTTGGACCACCGCGTCTTCCTCAACGTCACCGATTTCCATGCCCAGCAATGCTGGCACGGCGTGGGGCTGGTGGCTGGCATGGCCGGGGCGGCCGTCGGCGTGGCCGTGGTGCTGGCGGTGGCTGCCGTGCTGTGCTACCGGCGCAGGAAAGTGGCCACGGCCGGCGTGGGGTGGGCGAAGCGCGAGCCCTCCATGGCCCACGGGCAAACTCGCTACATCAGCCGCGGCTCTGAGATGGGCAcctctgaagctgctgctgccgccgcgCCAGACTATGAGAACGTCTTCGTGAGCCCCTGCGCTGCCCCGGCCGCTGCACAGGGCTGGACGCCGGCATGGCAGGAGGAGAG TCCCCAGGTCCCAGTGGATGATGACTATTTTCTGGACGTGGCGCCCGGGGAGCAGCCCATCTACGCCAACACACAGAACCCCAATGATGACAACATCTACATTGTCCCCAACCAgtga